Below is a genomic region from Rana temporaria chromosome 3, aRanTem1.1, whole genome shotgun sequence.
GTGGAGGCGGGTTCCTGGGCTTTGGCACCTAGCTGTGCCATAGAATGGAGGAGTTTTGTGGGATGCTTTGGAGTGGTGGCTGCTATCTAGATCATATAATACCATTGCATGGTTTTCTGCTTTGTTAAATGTCCCCAATGGCTGTGCCTAGCTTTCCATGCCTTGTTTAGCTTgcctattagcctttaaaatgaccaAAACTTTGTTTCAAGATTtgtccccatagactttaacaaagTTTGCTGCCAAGTTCAGGTTTCCAAATTTCCAGCaggtttccccccttcctgcccaggacaattttcatctTTTAGCGCTGTCTCattttgaatgacagttgcgtggtcatacaacactgtaccaaaacaaaatgtgttgtatttttctatacagatagagctttcttttggtggtatttaatcaccacagttttttattaatttattgctaaataaacgaaaaaatacccacatttttgaaaaataaagtttctgttattacattttctaaataagtaatttttctccttcacttttGTGCGctcatgaggctgcactgatgggcactgataggctacattgatgggcactgataggctacattgatgggcactgataggcgacactgatggccactaataggtgacactgatgggcactggtaaggctgcactgatgagcactgataggcggcactgttgggaactaatgaggctgtactgatgagcactgagaggcggcactgattggcactaatgaggctgaactgatgggcactaaaagggggcattgatgggcattgatgaggatgaactgatgggcattgatgaggctgatctgatgggcacagatagatggcactgatgggcattaatgaggctgaactgatgggcactgataggcaggacactgatgggcactgatgacgctgcactgataggcagcactgatgggcacagaaatGCAGCACTGCTGGCTAtttataggtggtactgatgggcactgacaggcatcacgaTGAGCACtaacaggcatcactgatggtcaCTAaatgacagcactgatgggcactgattggcagcactgatgagcattatggggctacactgataatcagggcactggtgatcagtgccctgattatcagtgtagatgtcccttgtGTGGAATGCCACTTacaggctctcctctcctcacgtgttgtcagcatgaggaaaggaatgAGGAGAGGAACGTTGTCAAATCCTGTTTACActttgatcagctgtgattgaacacagctgatcacatggtaaagggcaactgtgattggccctttaccccgatctgcgATCAACTGTGTCTGAAGGATATAGCAATCACAAAGCACCCCCAATGCACACGAGGAGGCagggttctgggaggacatcaacAGACGCCCTCCCGAAAATGTGCGTCTatactgtagccatcattcggctatagtgtgGTCAGCAAGAGattaaagggataaaacatgAAGAAATGTGTATGTGTTGAAAGGGGGAACATGATTAAAACCTTTGAATACATTGAAGTTGGAGAAGCTGAGATCAAGAACATGGAGGCATGAACTCAAACTAGCAGAATGGAAATGTCAAGAGTAATGCTGTATTCCTTATTGCTTCATTAAATTAATCCATAGGAAACTGGTTCGTAATTACCTTGTTTCTTAATGAAGATAATTAATGCTCTGGGAAGGATGAAAATCGTTCCCAAGATAAAGTGATACATTATAAAATAAAGGTTCCCGATTCCCTTTGAACAAATCCCATACATCAAACAGAAGTGAATGCTGTTGAGGTGAGGAAATTATTTATCAAATGATAACCGGCCATTGTTTATTAATTGTTcagttttaaaacaaaatgaagaCAATGCCCATCAAGATGCACTATCTGCTACACTATTTTCAAACATTTATCCTAAGGGAAAGTACAACAGAATTTCAGTGAGAACTTATTTTGTGTTATATTTTTGATATGGAACTTTTTATCATTTAATGATAAATTCTTTTGTTTTGCATTAAATGTTAACATTTGTAAATCAATTTGTTGGTGTCATAAACCTCGGGCTATATGGGCATCTTCATTATAGAGATTTAACAGATTCTTGAAcattatagacatgtgcactggtgaaaaatgtgttcgtttttgtttcattcgttgtgttgttttaaattttttgggtcattcgttatgatcgctaTTCGTAAaatcataaatttgaaaattcataaatttgaaaatgtgttaatttaaaaaataagaaaatacgaaaattcaaaaGGAGAACTAACTAATTAACAAATAATAACAAACTGATACATTATAGGTATTGtaattaataataaaacgttttttattattattgttatttatcattattattattattattattattaatttgttatgttccataCGGCATTGGTTATTTTGGATATTTcgtaaaaggaaattccaatacctataatttaatagttagtaatagttaagttgctATTACTTTGTTATTATTTCAGGgtcttcagattttcaaatttcgaatttacgaattcttgaatttacaaatttaggaattttcaaatattcaaatttatgGATATTCTGAATAAtttgttaaacgggttttcgttaattctgATATTTTCAAATTAAAGAGTTTATTGAAATTCCTTAAAAGACGTATTTGGAACAAAATGAATTGCATATATCTAAACATTATCAAATTTTGAGTCTTGCAAATGAGATGATTGAAATATGGTTTACTCTCTCAGTGGCAAAAAGATTTAAGCTGTTAAAACATGATTGGCAttggggggggcattacaatacTATTAATTTTTAATGACACCGCaacacactaatgccgcgtacacacgatcggaaattccttgaattttttctgacagaatgttggctcaaacgtgtgttgcatacacacggtcacacaaatcttgtcggaaattccaaccgtcaagaacgcggtgacgtacaagacgtacgacgagccgagatcaatgaagttcaatgggcaatttggctcttctgcttgattctgagcatgcatgtttttttgcgcgtcagaGTTGCAGACAGACAAGCGGATTTTCCAATAgaaactttttccgtctgaaaattagagaacctgctctcaatcttttgttggtggaaattccgacagcaaaagtccaatggagcatacacacagttggaatgtccaacaaaaaagctaacatcggacttttcttgtcggaactttcgatcgtgtgtacacggcattaggaaaCAGGCCTCAATGTGCAAAGGAACCATGATTTATTTTTCAATCATGTTAAAACTTTAGGGTGATTCACTAAAGGAGTTGAGAATTtgaatattcacttcaattatcctaTCACGTAAAAAGCATATTCCTGTTTACCTGTTTCATCTGCACCTGATGGGATAATTGAATTTAATATTCGCAATTTATTATGCAAAACATTTCCACTCCTTTAGTACATTTTGCCTAAGCAGTGCTATGACAGGTTAGCTATGACAGCCTACGTATTTCTCTCAACTTAAGTTTCTTTCAAATATTCAAATCTGTCATTTAGGTTAATTTTTGTGTATGAAGAACTCAGTGGGCATGGAAAACAACACACAGGTGAGAGTGTTTGTATTTTCTGGACTGACCGATAATGATCAACTAATCctgttcctcttcttttttttcttgatggTGTACCTTGTGACCATACTCGGAAACATTGGCTTAATTATTCTTGTCCTTGTTGCCTCCAACCTCCACACTCCAATGTATTACTTCTTGAGTTGTCTCTCAGCGGTTGACTTCTTCTACTCTACATCTATCACTCCTAAAATGTTGTCTGACCTTATATCTCTCAGGAAGACCATATCGTTTAATGGTTGTGccgcccaatttttattttttgctggccTAGCAGGAACTGAGGTTTTCCTACTCTCCAGTATGTCGTATGACCGCTACACTGCTATCTGCCACCCTCTTCATTATGTTTCCATCATGACCAAAGGAAAATGTTTCTCTCTTGCCAGTCTTTCATTCTTCATGGGCTTCTTCCAATCAGTTGTACAGACCAGCTGCTTGTTCAGTCTCCAGTTCTGTGGCTCAAATCTTATAGACCATTTCTACTGTGATGTTCTTCCTATGCTCCAGTTGTCTTGTTCCAAAACACTTCATTGCAACATATTAACTATTCTCTCTGTTGGTTCTTGTGGTCTTTATTCTCTGTCAACAATCCTGGCCTCATACAGTCTCATCTTTACCACAATATTACATATAAAATCTTCTAAAGGGCGACAGAAAGCTTTCAGCACTTGTTCCTCCCACCTTGTGTGTGTCAGCATCTTATATGTTTCAGTTTTCTTGACTTATTTGCACTCACCTTCCAGTGCCCTGGACAAACAAGACAAAGTGACATCTGTATTTTATACAGTAATGACCCCAATGTTGAACCCTCTTATCTACAGCCTAAGGAACCAAGAAGTAAAACGGGCCATCATGCAAGCAATACAGCATATTTCACATGTAATTCAAATTACATAAATATTTATGGTTCAAGAATTGTgatagactcacccgggacagaggcttttggatgggactgaatgctagcctcttgcttaCTGATTATGGGCCCCGGATTTTAAGGGAACAAtactctttgtgagctgtataccTGGGGACCCTTGGAGTAATGTTAGTTTGAATTCaagtccatgggccagattcagaaagagatacgacggcgtatctcctgatacgccatcgtatctctgagttccgacggtcgtatctatgcaactgattcagagaatcagttgcgcatagatatccctaagatccaccaggtgtaagtgttttacaccgtcggatcataggctgcaattccaggctggccgcttggtggcacttccgtatttttacgcaaggaatatgcaaatgaggatttacgccgattcagaaacgaacgaccgcccggcactttttttttatgtcgtttgcgttcggctttttccggcgtatagttacccctgctatatgaggcgtatcctatgttaagtatggccgtcattcccgcgccgagttttgaaattttacatcgtttgcataagtcgttcgcgaaaacggatggacggaatttacgttcacgtcgaaaccaatgacgtccttgcgacgtcatttagagcaatgcacactgggatatgtacacggacggcgcatgcgctgttcgtaaaaaacgtcaatcacgtcaggtcaacacacattagcataaaacacgccccccttccacatttgaattacgcggccttacgccgcaacagatacgttatgccggcgtaactaagggcgcaagttctttctgaataaagaacttgcgcccaaagttagagcggcgtaacgtatctcagatacattacgccgggcggacagatacgccgatgtatctgaatccagcccacagactctgggaaccctgtataggGCCTATACAGTATGCTATATTAGAAATAGTGACGGCTTCGCACTGTTGGGACTCATAGCAGATGCTGATGTCATCAACTCCAGTCACCTGTCTGGggttgtctgctataatgtgtttATTTTAAATAAGTCTAGTGTGGCTTCTAAGGGTCTTTCACCCATTTTTATTTGTGCTAATTAACTCAGCTAAATTGGGGCCATTTCCAGAAACCCTGGCAACAGGGtgcacccccatcaaatcattctctgcagcttttACCTTTTGTACCAACACCCCCTCATTTTAGAATGCAAGctctacaagcagggccctcctgtagcttttgtattgaactgtactgtaattgtgttgtcccccctatacattgtatagCGCTGCGTAAacagttggtgctatataaatcatgtataataataatgaaattaaAACACAAGGTTACTATGGAATAAGAAATTATTATGGATATACTCCTAGACCATAGAGACCTAATCATAATGATAATTATATGCCAGGTCACAGGGAAGGAGAGAGTTATTATCACTCCCCCAAACACCAAAGATGGCAGAAACCAACAGAGTATGAACAACATTATACTACCCCCAACAGGTATGCCCCATTACAGGGACATTGCAATACTGAGAAACCAAGGACACCTTTTTTGGACAAAGGAGAGACAACCCACAGAGAGGAGGGACCCCATCTGGACATCCCACGCTCCAAAGGGAGCCTCCCAGGGAGGTGGGAGAAAGAGGGGATGCAAGGGAGGGATGAAGATCCAAAAGATCCAAAAGAAGAAGAGAGTATTAGGCGAAGGAATTTTTAACATTAGTGGGATAGACCTTACTAAACGGGAGCTTCAGGCACTCGATCAATGGTTGAAGTTTGCACAGAAAACAACGCTTAATAATTTCGAGACATATGTAGGGATACAGAAATTCATAAGGAGTATCAATATaatgaaacatttaaaaaaaaatgaatccgaTGAAAAGATATGAAAATGAATTACAAACTAGGATGTATACACAGTTACAAAATAAATCAACATTTAACCCTAAAACACAGAATAATAGACATGTGGATATGTTTAAAAAGTTGGTAACCAAGGattttaaaatgttaaatataAAGAAACCCACAGGCCAGGGTCATATTAATGAGGGAGTTAAAACCTTGGAAACGAGAAAGGACCTAGTAATCAGAcctgacaaagggggggggggggggttgtggtatgGAATAAATCCCAATACAAAATAGTGATGAGTGATTTATTAAATGGCACTGAGACATATAAGGTATTAAAAGAATTGGAAAT
It encodes:
- the LOC120933644 gene encoding olfactory receptor 1019-like, with amino-acid sequence MKNSVGMENNTQVRVFVFSGLTDNDQLILFLFFFFLMVYLVTILGNIGLIILVLVASNLHTPMYYFLSCLSAVDFFYSTSITPKMLSDLISLRKTISFNGCAAQFLFFAGLAGTEVFLLSSMSYDRYTAICHPLHYVSIMTKGKCFSLASLSFFMGFFQSVVQTSCLFSLQFCGSNLIDHFYCDVLPMLQLSCSKTLHCNILTILSVGSCGLYSLSTILASYSLIFTTILHIKSSKGRQKAFSTCSSHLVCVSILYVSVFLTYLHSPSSALDKQDKVTSVFYTVMTPMLNPLIYSLRNQEVKRAIMQAIQHISHVIQIT